The Streptomyces griseiscabiei genomic sequence TCCGTCCCAGCCCTCGGAGCGCGGTTCCAGCGCGGCGTCGATCTCGGTGTGCCGCCAGGACCGCAGTCCGGGCAGCCGGCGGGTCAGTTCGGCGTGTTCGCCGCGCCACCAGTCGATGAACCGCTCATGGGTCCAGTCGGGCGGCCGTGCGGCCAGCAGGACGAGGTTGTACATGCCATCTCCCGGGTGCGGGCGGGCGGGTCAGGTGAAGTGCAGCGCGGGCGACCGTCCGATGAGCAGCCGGCGGACCCTGCCGGACGGGTCGAGCCGGGCCGAGGCCACGAAGGTGGCCTCGGGCACTCCGGAGCGCCGGACCTCGCCGAGGAAGAGTTCGTCGCGGCCCTGGGCACTGGCGGTCAGCAGGTGGTGGGTCCGGGTGCCCTGTTCGCGCTGGGCGAGGTACCCCTCCATCTCGGTCCGGCCGCCGTGGAAGTCGGTGGCGCCGTCGCCGCCGGTGGAGAAGAGGATGGAGAACGAGAAGTCGTCGGCGATCAGTTCGAGGATCCGGGACGCGTCCGGGCTGTCGAGGAGCGCGAACCACGCGCTCAGGAACGGCGCGGTCGCGGACGGTGGGGTCTGGGTCGCGGGCATCCGCTGTGCCTCCTGCTCAGGGCCGGTCGACGAGGTGGAAGGCGGGGGTGAAGAAGGACTGGTAGCGCGCCATCAGTCCGGCGGGCGAGACGACGGCGGCCGACAGGAACGCCCCGGTCGCGGTGCCGCCCTCGACCACGAAGCCGTAGACGGTCTCCAGGTCCCCGTCCACCGAGGACCGCACGATCTCGTGCACCCGGTCCGTGGCGTCGCGGCCGGCGATGTACGCGGCGAAGTCGGCCTTCGATTCACCGGCCCGCTCGCCGCCCGGCAGGGCGATCAGGAAGCGGAAGCCGGGTTCCAGCAACTCCAGGGCCTTCTCCGGGTCCTGACCGTCCATACGGGCCATGTACTCGCGAAGCACCATGGTCTGAGCCCCTTCGCCGCCGGGTCGTCCGGGGTTCCCCACCGGATTCAACCTGAGTTCAGTTCAGTTTGAGGATAGGACGGGTGCCCCGCCCACACAAGGGGCGGAGCACTCCCCTGTCGCCGCGCTACTCGCCGACCATCCGGACCACGCATCCCTCGATCAGGTCGCTGATCTCCGACAGCGGGATCGCCCCGGTCGGCCGGTACCACCGCCACACGCTGACGATCATCCCGAGCACGGCCAGTCCGAGCATATGGGCGTCACGCACCGGGAAGGCGCCCTTCGCCATGCCGCGCACCAGCAGGTTCGTCCAGTCCCGCTCGACCATCTGCACCAGCTGCCGGGCGGCGATCCGCTCGGTCTCCTCGCGCTTGGACTTCCGGGGCGTGGCGAGCAGCGACATGTTGGCCTGCAGCACCCGCATCTGCCGGATCTCCTGCTCGGACACCGCGAAGGCGGCGCGCACCCCGGCCCGCAGCGCCTCGACGGGGTCCTCCTCGTCGGCCGCCGCCTCGGTGAACATGTCGTGGGAACGCTGCAGTTCCAGCCGCATGATGGTGAGCAGGCAGTGGGCCTTGGACTCGAAGTAGTGGTAGAGCGCGGTCTGCCCGATGCCGACCCGGTCGGCCACGTCCGACCATTTCGTCGTCTCGTAGCCGGTCTCGCCGAAGTACTCCACCGCGGCCTCCAGAATGGCCGCCCGCTTGGACCTGGGCCCCTGGTCCGGATCCACGATCCGCGCCCTCGCCATCGGCTCTCCCTGCGCTCCATGACCGGCGCCGGTCGCCGATCGGATGTCTGAGGGTAGACCTACTTGAACTCGGTTACGAAGTCAGGTGACACGGGGGACACCGCGGTCCGGCCTCCGCCGGGCCAGGAAGGCCGCCACCCCCGCGCGTCCCTCGGCCGACACGGCGGCGTCGGCGAGCTGCCGGGCCTCCGCGTCCAGCTGGGCGCCGAGGCTCCCGGAGAGTCCCGCCGCGACGAGCCTGCGGGTGGCGCCGAACGCCCCGGTGGCGCCCCGGGCGAGCGCCGCCGCGGTCGCCTCCGCCTCCTCGGTCAGCCGGCCGGCGTCGACGACCCTGCTGACCAGCCCCATGTCCGCCGCCTCGGCCGCCGTGATCCGCCGGTTGGTCAGCAGCAGGTCCAGGGCCCGTTTCGGGCCGACGAGCCGGGGCAGCGACCAGCTGACCCCGGCGTCCGGGGTGTACCCGATGCCGGTGTAGGCGGCGACGAAGGTGGCGTCGGAGGCGGCGATCGTCAGGTCGGCCGCCGCCGCGAGTCCGAGCCCGGCGCCCGCCGCGGCCCCCCGCACGGCCGCCACCAGCGGCGCGTCCAGCGCCGCGAACACCCGCAGTGCGCCGTGCAGCGCGTCCGTGACCCGGCCGAGGTGCGCGGCGAGCCGGTCGCCGGGCAGTGCGGCGAAC encodes the following:
- a CDS encoding TetR/AcrR family transcriptional regulator is translated as MARARIVDPDQGPRSKRAAILEAAVEYFGETGYETTKWSDVADRVGIGQTALYHYFESKAHCLLTIMRLELQRSHDMFTEAAADEEDPVEALRAGVRAAFAVSEQEIRQMRVLQANMSLLATPRKSKREETERIAARQLVQMVERDWTNLLVRGMAKGAFPVRDAHMLGLAVLGMIVSVWRWYRPTGAIPLSEISDLIEGCVVRMVGE
- a CDS encoding nuclear transport factor 2 family protein, which encodes MPATQTPPSATAPFLSAWFALLDSPDASRILELIADDFSFSILFSTGGDGATDFHGGRTEMEGYLAQREQGTRTHHLLTASAQGRDELFLGEVRRSGVPEATFVASARLDPSGRVRRLLIGRSPALHFT
- a CDS encoding enoyl-CoA hydratase/isomerase family protein, with the translated sequence MNAVTVRVDPAGVARVELCRAEAGNAIDLALATGLLTAARTCAGSDGVRAVLLTGQGRSFCVGGDLREFAALPGDRLAAHLGRVTDALHGALRVFAALDAPLVAAVRGAAAGAGLGLAAAADLTIAASDATFVAAYTGIGYTPDAGVSWSLPRLVGPKRALDLLLTNRRITAAEAADMGLVSRVVDAGRLTEEAEATAAALARGATGAFGATRRLVAAGLSGSLGAQLDAEARQLADAAVSAEGRAGVAAFLARRRPDRGVPRVT
- a CDS encoding nuclear transport factor 2 family protein, translated to MVLREYMARMDGQDPEKALELLEPGFRFLIALPGGERAGESKADFAAYIAGRDATDRVHEIVRSSVDGDLETVYGFVVEGGTATGAFLSAAVVSPAGLMARYQSFFTPAFHLVDRP
- a CDS encoding EthD family reductase produces the protein MYNLVLLAARPPDWTHERFIDWWRGEHAELTRRLPGLRSWRHTEIDAALEPRSEGWDGLSVLGFDTAEDLRTALDSPEWAAAVAQVGDMRGRRIAVMGTEREMYAG